The Bacteroidales bacterium DNA window GATGGAGATGACAGGTGTTTGTATTTATAATTGGATTTTCCGGCGTAGAAACCAGCAATCCATCCTGGTTGACCTTGAGAATAAAGATATCGAACTCTTCATTCTGGGTTAAATAGTCATACCGTGAACACGACAGCACACATCCACTGTCTTGCGTGGCCAGTATGGCATTAACCAGGTAGAATGCATCCCCTCCATAAAACCGCTGGTTTTTAAGGTTCAGTTCAGAATCTATGATATTTAACATGATCCAGGAAGGTTCGTTTTGAAAAGGAAAGAAGTAAGAATTGGATGAACCTGCATAGAAGATATTATCAGGAGAAATGAAATCAAGATTCTTATATATTCCTGGCAATTCAACTGTATCAGTTTTACCGAAATAGGCTGAAGATAAAATTGAATCTTTCCTGGTTACTTTAAGAATTCCCATATCCCATTCTTCACTATTGAATGTGTACATTTTACCAGTTAAAAGATAAGTAGAATCATTTATCCATTTAGCTGTATTAAGATCATTTATATATTCATTAAAAGACCCTGTATCAATCACATTAAAATTAGTATCCAACACATTTAAAAAACTCAACCCTCTTGAACCTAATGGATAGAATGAAAATACTTTATATGAAAATACAGGGGAATTTTCTAACAAAGTAAAACCTTCATTAAATGAAAATGAATTAAAAAACCGGTTTCTGACCATTGTGCCATCTGGTGTAATCTCATAAATACATTCATTATAATAAGTTTGTGGCGCCATATATAAAGCTAAAAAAACTATATTTCCTTTATGATTGATTATATGTCTGAAATCAAATATTTTATAGCCATTCGAATTCAACCTCTTATCATCCAATACTTGTAAATTATTATTTAACAATACATACCACAATTCTGAAGTTGAATCACATGACCAATAACCAAGAGCTACAAAATGGTCTAGATCAATTTTTATCAATTCACTCAAGGTGCAAATTCCTTCAGGATTACTTATTCGAATTGAATCTACGAATGACCCTTCATGATCAAGTTTGATAATCAAACCATACAATGAGTTATCAACAGGGAAATAAATA harbors:
- a CDS encoding T9SS type A sorting domain-containing protein, which codes for MNEIAESLLKDDLGNIYFPVDNSLYGLIIKLDHEGSFVDSIRISNPEGICTLSELIKIDLDHFVALGYWSCDSTSELWYVLLNNNLQVLDDKRLNSNGYKIFDFRHIINHKGNIVFLALYMAPQTYYNECIYEITPDGTMVRNRFFNSFSFNEGFTLLENSPVFSYKVFSFYPLGSRGLSFLNVLDTNFNVIDTGSFNEYINDLNTAKWINDSTYLLTGKMYTFNSEEWDMGILKVTRKDSILSSAYFGKTDTVELPGIYKNLDFISPDNIFYAGSSNSYFFPFQNEPSWIMLNIIDSELNLKNQRFYGGDAFYLVNAILATQDSGCVLSCSRYDYLTQNEEFDIFILKVNQDGLLVSTPENPIINTNTCHLHPNPGNETLNVNSPIDRLQLQFFDLTGRLECEAELSTGTNSIYVSGLPRGIYLYRILDKKNQTIQSGKWMKN